TCCTGAACCTACTTTGACTAAACTTTGGAAAACCTGCAGGGCATCGGGGGAGAAGCAGccatttttaacacttctgcaAGGGCTGCATTTCTCAGCCCtagaagctgctgtttgtgtgaaacTAGCAATGCCTTCCACAtggtacctgtgtgtgtgatgttatgGACAATGACCCTTACAATAATTCTAAATTGTCCATACAAACCTGAAGCACAACTGAACTATCAGCAGGAGAAGGTCGACAGTCTGAAGAGTCAAACGTACCTGATGTGGCTGAAAACTTGTGAGAAGTCCACAGGAGAGGCCTGGCAGGAGGCTGATGAGTGTCAGCAGCAAACCGGTGGGCTGAAGCGGGATACTGGCACATCACTAACAGGCAGGTAACAGGATTAACAGGCAGGAAACCAGAAGGGAAAATGACGCTGGTGACGAGGGAACTTGCCAAATGAAGGCAGTGAGGGAATTATTGGTTTACATAAACTACTGAGCCATGATAAGTAAGTAGGGAGTAAATACAAAACGGCTGGTGTTATGAGTCAACATTTAAAAGTTTACTCACATTTACTGCTTATTCTTCTCAAGGTTCTTCCAAAAAATGCATTACATGTTTGTTATATAATCCGGGATTCATTATTGGAATAGGGATCACAAAGAACTAATATAACTCAGAATATGAATGAAACTAGTTCTCCTTTCTTCTGATTATTTAGTTGCGTCTGTCCTTTACAGTTTGTATTCACTACTTTTGTAAGCATCAActcatttgtcattttcttcTTGGTGGACAGCATTTAGTGCAAGCCAAATAAGACGGTTTTTAGGGTGACATGGGAACCCTGAATAGAAAAACGAAACAAAAATAATGACACTTTTATCAGCTGGGGGAGGCCAGACATAAACAAGGAGGCTCAGACAGATATTAGAGAGACAATGTGTTTTCATCATCCCCAGATGTTTTGCCCAACATCATTTAAAGGAAGCAATTCATGCAAAGTCTTATTTTCGCTTTCTACCATCCACCTTTGTAGCCCTTTATGACAACACAAGGGGTTAATCCCCTTCCACAGGTggatcagctgtgtgttgttgagcTTTGGTGCAGAGACAAAAGAGCGATccatgtgtgtttacacagagaCATGCACTCTGCAGGCGTTAGAGGAAATATCACCTTTGTCCCTACTTCTCATTATTAAAGTGGACAACAGTACACTTTATATGTTTATCTGTATAAACTCTCAGGCATTCAGGTTGTGTTATATCGAAGGGTTTAAaaaactatgtgtgtgtgtgcctgtttaAACTCTTAGATATGTTTTTATATCATAATTACAAAATACTGACTGCACCTTTTAAGTGTTTATAGGGCAGTGTACAAAATCTGTCATCATGTTAACTATGAACTATGCTGCAATTAGTTGGTGCTAAAGAAGTCATTtccagaatgtgtgtgtgtgtgtctgtctatctTAGCAGCATATTTCACATTAGTGGACAAGCCTCTGAGGCTTGATTGGAGCAGGTTGATGGAATTTTTTCAGATAAAAGCAACAATTTCAAGGATTTGGGCTGTGGCGTTGAAGGCTGTCATGTTTGTACCTCCTGATTTGGATTTTAAAATGCAattacaaatgtttgtgttatgAGCACCAGTTAAATTCAGGGGAGATGGTGCGTGATTTATTCAAGGTTCTCTGGCGACATTTTTTCGGTTAATAAAATGTACATTGATGTTTTAAGAGATGATTACTGAATACTTTGCAATGATGCAGAATTGCATGAAATTTGAAATACTGTATGGCaatggggtaaaaaaaaagaataaggaCAAATTCCAAATAGTGTAGCTAGGCTGCAAAAACCACCCACATACaaaaagacagtaaacacaagtAGCACATTTCTTCAAACTTTCAATCATTTTCGGCTAATGGTCTGATAAAGTTGATCAAAATGTGGAATACATGTCGGTCATTTGTTCTTCTTTTAGTGGAAACATTTTACTGAATCGTGGAGAACTAATAATCTATTTTAACTATATAATTTATGGATCCTTGAGCCTTGTGGGCGTATGTTATCAGATCATATGTTTAGTCTtctttagcttagtttagacaTCTGCCTGTGGTTTtaagtgacatttaaaaactaaatgATATACTACTAATACTAAGAAGATAAGACCCCAAACCCATGACTTACATCTGATGTCTTTATATTTGAGTCTTACATTATAATGAGATTTATCTGTTTGTCTGCAGATCGCTGTGTACACCATGTGACTGCTGTAACTATATACAATGCATGCCATGTGGCTGCTCCTGCACTGTAATAAAGACATTTAAGAAAGAGACATTTCCTGTGTTGCTCCTGTCTCctcaaacagacagaaacaggagctccatacagacagagaggagcctCTGTGGCCACTGAAGCTGACAGCCGGCACCGCTTCACTCATGTGTCCCTATATCAAGCTAGAggttgtttattatttctattttgtggtattttttttacCTATCTGCTTCTATGTTTCATCACATTAATCTATAATCATTGATTATGTTGGAATATTACTTTAGGGAAATTAGAATAACAACTGTTCATCCTACTTTATGTTTTTAAGAGGATGATTTTCTTGTGAGAGGAAATGTAAATGGACAAATAGTTTATTTAGTctggggatgtgtgtgtgtgtgtgtgtgtgtgtccactctgAGGACTGTGTTTGACTGTTTAAAAGGATGATTTGTGTGAAAGTGCAAAAATAATGACATTATATTTTTAGATTCAACTCATTCTGGCTTTTCATCAACTTGCACAGCTTCTGTAATTTCAATGCAATTTCAGGCTCTGATTGCTCTGTTGCTTGAATGCTAATCATTGTGACTGTAGCTAtaacttgttttctttttggctccttatgtaatttaatttaaaaaaaaagaaaaactaaaaaaaaaaagaaatgagaggCCAGTAAACAGCCTCTTGTTTTACATAATCCTGATGTTACAAGTTAGtagatttttttatgaaatatagttgaattatttaataaatgtgaGTTATTATACACTTTGTTTTATGGAGCCTCGATGTGAACTCGTCCAAATATCTCCCTCAGAGGTTGATCAAATGATCACATATTCCTGTTAATTATAAAACTCATAAAGCCTTTTTTTGACCTGGCTCAGTACCATCTGTGTTATTGTCTTTTATGCCATTTAATGAAGTATTTGTATGGTTAAACACTTtaatccttgtttttgtgtgtgtgtgtgtgtgtttagtgcgCAGTTTAAACTGTAGTTTAAACCCGCAGTTACTGATATTTCtggccacttgggggcagcagaaattaaatgtattatttacacAGTTACGGAGCAGCATCATGGTTCCGTTGGGATCTTGTTTGTTTCTAACTGATAAACACGTCTAATTTTCACAGAATTTCCTTTAAttatctgtgtttctgttgtgttcatGAAACttatatttgcattttatgAATTGAATGATTATTGAGTTAATGAATCATTTCATATTTCTTACAAATTTAATGTTAAATAAGGTAAAATATTATGCATCTTTTTTAAATCACTGGTCATACattatactatatatatttgGCTCAGcattttttattccttttttttaattataatgtTAATTATTCTTACACTGTATCTTCAATCCTACAACACAGCACCCCCCTCAGTCCAACCAAGAAACCTGCACTTAAAGACTTCTCTGTAAAGGTTAACAGGACTGAGGTCTGATTGTCTCCTTTGTTAAGTCAAAATCTAGTTTTGGTCAGTTTAATACTTGAAATCCTGAAAGTTTAGTTTCTATGTAGTGATAACATTTGATTCAAAGACtttattgttgtattgttgtttaTATTCAAACAACACCTGCTCACTGAAACAGACCCTGACTGGTCAACCTGACAAGTGAAAGAGTTTGAGGTCATAAACATTAACAACAATTATTTATACAAATACATCAGTTttcaaaaacattaaataaaatatagcGGCACAAAATCTGATGCAGGAATACGTTCACTGTGTGTCCTCATGCTATGCTGATGAGTGAATGTGCTTTGGCGACATTCATTGTTATTATAACAATAGCAAGAGTACAACCTTTTCAGCAACCTTTAGTGAAGGTGTGTTGTGAGGTAAACTCATGTAAGATGGACAAATTTCTACAAGTAAATTTCAGTCCTctcaatgttttatttaaaatcagCATTGCACTGCAAAACTGCAAATGCACACAGGATAGGACAAAAAACAGAGATATCAAAACCAAAGCAGCCGGAACAGGAAAATGTCTTTATTCTAGGCAATTTTCTTCTTGCTGCCtccattacccacaatgcaacaggaCTCCATCATAGCTTCAACTGCTGACACTACTAGATATCGCCTTTTAGCAGTAACTGTATGGGAGGTGgaacacactgtgtctgttgagtttacatgttttttttatttgttagtcTTCAGATTGTGCTGAAGCCCAGCCAGTTTCACTTGGAAGTATTTAATCCCTCTGGAGCCACAAAAGATGATTTCTGCAACACCTGTAAACAGACTTTTTATGTAAACTCAGAATAATCGATTAAATAAGGTCAAACTCTGAAATCTTAACACCTTGGAAGATGACATGTTCATCTCAGTTTTCTATAAAGTAGCCGTTTAGGAATTTATGAAATTATGACAATAAACAAATAGCATCGAACGAAATAATGTCGATCATAAAACTGATCAGTCAGTctattttttttagctgaatTTGAAGGCAATAAATAATGGAAGTGAGTTAAATATTTACCAGTATTTATCTGCACTGCCATTTATCCCTGCTTCTTTCCCACGTCTCAAACCATGCTACATTAGTATTAGTTCATTCCCAAAACAGCTCAAAGATCAAGGTGAACACTGTAGCTGTTCATTAGTCATGAGTCCAGTTTAGCCAAAACTCTGCAGCCAAGTCACAATCATGACACAACAACAATGTGACCATGCAGGTGATCACCTGATGTCATTTCTCCTAACCATCCGGCTGTCTCACACGATTCACGAGAAAGGCTGAATGAGAGGAAATGAGAAATGTGACCTAAAACACTGAGaatatacacacataaataaaaacagcttaatGCACAAATGTAGAAAATGTTTATGAAAACAAAATACTGACattcataaaaaagaaaagagaggccaatgctgctgctggcacCACTGTTACAGTTTTGGTAGAGTCTGCACGAAGTGCTGCATAAATGTATAACTTAAATGTTACACAAGTCCAGTTACTGTCTATGAAAACAGTTCTTTGGTATGTTtaaaacactgaacacacaaaacaaatattagggagctgaaaacacaaacacagcataaACATGTAATAATGACATTTCTGAAAATATCAGTTTTTAAAGTTAATACTCTCTAAAGTGCCTCATGAGCATCATTAGGTAATGAATCTGAATAAGAAGCGACTCTGTGGCTTCTAGTCAAAGAGGTTTGCAGTTGATCTTCCAAAATTGTGGCAAACACACTCAAATGAATTCCAGCACGCACACCACTCCATCAGTGTACAGTAAATCTTTCCATTATTTAAACTGCAATTGTTTGTATGTAGGGAGAGGTTAAAAAATGAAGGCATGGGATGTTGTTCTCTGAGTCAACAGTAGATGGCAGCAAAGTAGAATTTCATACATCACAATATCAGAGCTCTTTGGTgttgttaatatatatatatatatatatatatatatatatatattaaacattAGATGATGGTAAACCGAGTGATTGACATTCTAAAACAAACAGccatgtttaaaaaagaaaaaaaagattacatGGCAGGTGGACATAAGTAAACCTGCTGTCTGGCCACTGTTAATGAGAGACTAGGCTTTTGTAGCAGTTTACTGCATCGTCAGCACAACTGTTCTCAAGGATAAAGTGCATCAAGTTTGTCAGTCATAACCCGAGTAAAGAAATTTAACTGCAGGACTGTTGGTGAAGAGTTAAACTCTACAGCAATGACGATAGGACATTTCAGCAGTCTGAAGCCTTTAATGCACTGACTGTGGCCAGTTGTATTTATCAAGTACTGTACAATCTGCACATCAAACCCACTgcaaacattattaggtgcaGCTTTTATATCATCTCACAAATTATCCAGAGTAAACTGCAAAAGGTTGCAAAGGCAACTACACCAGCAGGTCTACCTACAGTGTCATCATAGAAAGGTTACCATAATGAAAGCGCGTGTGCACTTGAAGCGATCGCTCCGTAGCCACAGACTGGCATCTGGAGTAGAATATTAACAGGTGGACTCTGAGAGTCTAGAGTAGCCTGTGCCCCACATGCTCCTGCAGCCAAAGCAGTATAGGCTGTAAGGAGCCTGACCCATCAGGCACGGCCTCCGAGTACATCTGCAGCAGTACCTCttgtaaaacaaacagcagcggCAGGCTGACACTCAGTAGCTCATACAGTAATGTATAGTCCTGCGCATTGTCCCTCAGGTGGCCGGCAAAGGCCTGTGCTGCACTACGCACGTGCTGCGACAGATACCGTGGGGCGTTACACACAGCACGAGTCACACTCAGAGGCCAGCTCAGCTGTTTCTTGATGAACGAGCTGAAGGTACCTGTTGCGGGTCCACTCTGTAGGTCTGCTGTACCGCTGGACTGGGAGTTCTCTTCCTCAGCAGCACGATTCTGAACTCCATAACAATTCTAAGGCAGGAGACGCAcagaaaaatgacacattttagaatgaTCATTGTTAGAATCGGGGTGATGATCATGCACAGTACTCACTGTGCGTGGAGAGAAATTTCTCCGTAGGTTTGTCCCACTATTGCGCTGATCAAAATGAAGTTTGCAGTACAGCTTCCCTGAAAAATTACAACAAACTGTCAACTCTGATCTTTGAACTGAGAATGTCCAAGTACCACTGTATGGATATATACACACCCTCTTCAGAGTGGAAAGCATGCGCTCCCTGTGGAAGAGCAGAGCCGCAGGTCGAACAGCGGAAACACTCCCTGTGGAAGTAGAGGCCCTCAGCACAAACTCGCTCCACCATATAAACACGCTTCTCGCATGAGTGACACTTGTCACCCGACTGGGAAAACGCCCTTCGTACTGAGCCACCCTGGAAACAGGAGATAAATCTGTGAGGTCCGGAGAGCAAATGCACATTTTGAACAACATTTGTTTGTATATCTGAAGGAGATTTCATAAGGATTCAAATTAGATCCAAACATATattcaacattattattaatttatattAAACCAGGATAAGTCCTGCTATAACATCTGGCTGCCTGCTGAGCTGGAGTAGGCTGTTGATGGGTGGAGCAGGGAAACCCAccacaagaacacacactctgctgtgagCACTGCTGGATAATTGATAATTAAAAGCACAAGGGGCAGAAACTGTAGTTAAATCAAAGCTCTCATCTAAAGCACAGCAATTACATACATCTATCAATTAAGTAAACTAATCATCAATCATCATTAAAGGTAGgtacagattaaaaaaaacaaaaggatgaGGGAGAAGCTGACGGCATGCAGCGTGAAGTGCTCTCACatgcaaataaacacactgtgAGAGGCAGGCAGCGCAAAAACACAAAGCCAGGGGTCAAGCTTAATCAAGCCTGAGATAGTCACCTTGATTTCAGCAGAGCTGTCTCCAGAGAACAACCCGCTAAGATGAGCGCCTTTTTCCTTTATACTCTTTGTATGAAACTCTCTAACCTGTTGTGTCTGAGCTTTTCTCTGCAGGATGACACGGAGCACAGGAACAAAAGCAAAAGTCATCAGTGTCGCCTCTTCAGCGCAGCGAGACACATCCACCCCACCAGCAGATGTGGTGCTTTCTGGGTGCAGACATAATTAGGCAGTCTAATAACCACTTAATAAGCCCTGCACGGTTAAATGATGAAAGACCTTTCTGTTCCACCTTCTCATAAGAAGCAGGATTTGACAGCCAAGTGTGTATTGTCGAGAGGAGAACAATGGCGTCGCTGTGAGGGAACGAAAGCTGCCTTATTACATTAATTTCACACCCCACTTGATGTGGTTACGCATACTGTGCtggaacagaaaacagagacagccACACAGACGAGGCAGAGAAATCACAGACAAGgtaaaaaagtttaaaatgatGCTGCACAAAGGTTCTCTGAACACTGATAATATAGGAGGGGACCTATGACCATTATGTCTGCATGCTGACACAGGGTCAGTGGCAGAAGGTGGTTcgcctagcttagcatagataAAGGGATTTGGTTTGTGGTCAACCTTTGTGAAGTCACGGTTTAGTGTTTTGGCTGTCGACATCATGTTTTTTTGACACACTGTGataatgtttgattttatttcatgCTCACAGAAAACTATCTGTATTTTCCTGCTTCTGATCTTTATGATCACCTCCTGGCCCCACaaatatgaaaagaaaaaaaaaagaaaaaacatcagttACAAACTTCATTTTTGCACAGGCTTAGCTCAGTGTTGAGATAAGGCTGTGCAGGCTACAGGCCTTTGGCAAATCTGCATAATCAAAACAGCTTATTTGCAGATGTAAGCCTGTGCATGCAGCCTGGCTGTGGCCAGCCCGCCCCACGAGCACTCCGACTGCCCGATAATCTGCCTGTGTGTACGTCTCTCAGGTTGTGCCAGCACTGTAGCTCTGCTCTTGCCATTTCTGTCAGACTGGATAATTAGGGGCTGACTTCACCATCTGACTACACATTACACAAGCCTAAATGTATAATCAGGATGTAATATATAATCAACATTCACTCTGGGGCCTTCCTGGGGATCAGAACATGCAGCAATCACACAAAGAGACAAGAAAAGAgaacagacagaagaaggagaCACTGTTCACCTCAGAGACGTGTTCATCCACCTCCCTGAGGCGATGCAGGATTCTTGTCATGAAATGGATGGCTGAGcggcaggagggaggagaaccAGGGGGGTCTGTGCTCTCAGGCTGAGGCTGGGCCTTCGTCTCAGCATGTGTTTGATCAACATGTCTGAGCTTCACTACAGAAAATGGATGCTGGGATTGAGGCTGGAGCTGAGGTTTGGGCAGAGTCTTTGGAGGCGGGCAGACTAACtgttctgctgcttttctgAGACTGACTTCAAACTGAAAGGGATAATAAACATGTGAGCTCTGAACTCCTCATACAAGCATCCAAACAATGAAGCAACTGTAAGAGGCTGTAGATGATTTAAAGAGCCATACAGGTGGTTTTAAATGTCTCAGCCCATTGACCACAAATCACAAATACTTCATTATGTTGCCAGCCATTTTCAAAGAACAGCACAAGACTGATTTCCTATGCTCTTGGTGGGCATTAGTCATGCTAGAACAGCATGAAAATCAACCTGTATAGGTAATCCATTGCCCAGGCTgtctgcctgatgttttttcAAAGTTATGTAATCATGCAGTCGCTTTTAAAACTTTCTTCTTAAGGCATTAAAATAGAGGCGAGGCAGCCTGACACCTGAGACCTATGAGCTAACAACCAACAGCTAAACTTGAATTCACATGATAATTTGATTAGCATGAGGAAGGGGTGTTTTTATCACGTTTGTAAGTTTCATCGGGCAAATAAACAGTTCTCACAACCTGTCAGATTATGGAGGAAAATTAGGGCTGAAATCACAAAGAAAAACCACCAATATAGCTAAAGCAAATATGTCTTTCAGATATTTTTTCCAGATACTTTTGGCTTCTGTTTCTGCAGTTCAACACTACCTGTGTCGCAGGAGGAGGTTTAGGTGGGACCGGAGGCCCGAGGTTAACAGGCAGGCTCTCAGTCAAGACGCAAGAATGAAGAAGCAAGGATGTCTCAAAGTCCAACTAAGAATTTGCAGATGTTGCAGAAGTTATTAAAAAGGGACAGAAATAGAAAAGGACAGAAACGATTAAATGCAAGAAGAAGCAGACAGGCGAGGACTTTGTAGCATCAGCACACGGAAAGTTTTGTCCGATTAAAACCACAAACCACAGTCTGAACTCATGTCAGCTCACAAGAGGGGGGATTTCAAACATATTTATGATCCATGAAAGAAAGGCCAAGGAGCAATGCCTGTGCTTAAAACGTGACGACAACAGACAGCAGCCATAAATggcaataaaataaacagtcaCATCAAACACTGCTGTTGTGTTTATACCTGTGTTCTGCGGACAGTGTGGCTGGGTGTGCTCTGAAACTTGGCCAGCAGCTGAGTAGAAATTGAGCGCACTTTATTTTCTTTGGGATCCCGTCCCTCTCGTGCTATAGAGCCATTACTGGACAGATTGGTGGCCTGAAGAGAGACAGCAGACGAATGTTGAGTAATATAACAAATCAACCAGAGTTATTGACCTCATGCTAACAGCATATTAACGAACCTCCTCCAAATAACAGAACTTTCGCCTCCGTTTGTAAATAGGGTCTGTACCGTCTGACTTTTTCTCATCCTGAAAAGTACAAAAAGAGTTTAATTGTTCACATTTATTCTGACAATAAAGTTTATATAAAGCCAAAGATGATAAAGGACAGAACCACACCAATGTTTGCTCTGTGTATTGGTTTTATGGTGATTTTACCTTTGGCACTCGTTTCCTTGGCAGCGCAAGGTTGAGCACATTATTATTACTTCTGACTTCCTTAGAAGGATAATCTTCATTGTTTTCATCCACTCCTCTGGAACCTGCAGCAAAAACCTATTAGAGTTTTCACATTTTCCACAGCTGTGAATGTCACATAATATTAACGTGATATTCATTTATGAGTTTATTATATGAGTAGACTGGAAATAAAAGTCGCTGTATGTGCGATAAAGGAATTTCACTGGAATTTTTGCACATTTCGTAGCCAAACGCAACCAACTAATAAACACCAGGCTTCAGGGTTTACAGTAGAGTACCTGATGCAGGGAGCGGTGTTCCACGGAGGAGCTCATAGAACTTGGATAAGTAGTTGATCATCCTAGTCTTATCCAGCTCCTCGCCGGCAGTCAGCTCCTTTGCAGATGTGAAAGGCCGAATCCCAAATTCCTGCTCACTGATATCAAAAGCCAGCTGGAGGTTTGCAGCGTGGTCCTCCTCATTTAAGGAGTCAAAATCTCTGATGGAGACAGGCAATAAAAGAGGCAGTTAGGAAAATATATAGTTGTTCTGTCAGCCTGTACAAGGGTTTCAGGCTTTTATCATGAACTATTACAGctttgacttttgactttgTATTTACTTTACTTGACTTAGcatgaaagagaaagaacatcGCTCACACTGTCATTTCTACAGAACAGGTGACTGGCGGTGAGCAAGTTTAAGATTACATGTTGACAGGATGGAAAGACTTTACACAGAATCTTATCTTACTGACTCAACTTCCAAAACTGCAGAAGAACTTCTTTCACATATTGCagcagaaaatggcagagaaaaaaaaaatagctctAACGTCTCTACCTACTTTGACAGTGAGCAGACGTGGTCAGAAGCAATGTAAAGAAAAGAGCAGTAACCTAGCAGCGGCACACACAAACTTTGGTGTTATTCAGTaagtcattttctttcattcttttctgTTGAACCTGCTTCCCCCTCAGCCgtctgctctgctgacaggcaTGCATATGGAAGGGCGAAGGGGGAAAAATGCCAGCGGTTCCTGGAAACTAACACATGAAATTGTAGTGGCATGTGCCGAGGTACTAAGGCAATAATTAAAGGGTGAGAGGATATAATTAGATTTGTAAATGTACTAATCTACAGTTGCAGTGCTGTGGCAGGCAGTGAGACCCTGAAAGTGGAAactacttttttttcctccacagttCCAGATTAATAGAATGAAAGGGCCATTATTTAGATGGAAATACCACATCAGCCAGGATTTTTTCAGTTGAGTTAAAGTAACAAACCCATTGACAGAATGCTTGATAAAACTGTGTGATATGTAAAtatctgtgctgtgtgctgtttgtacCCTTTACTACCTGCTAGCTTTACATAGGGGGCAGCTATGTATGAAGTCTTTTCGCTATCTATCAACAGGGCACAgcaaaaagcacacacaaagcATTGCTTTCATGCCGAACATATTTAACACTCCCAAAAGAAATAGTTTTCCTCACACGGGTGGAGAGTTCACTTCACAAGAAGCTGGTATGATAATGTGAATGCGTTTAGACTGTGGTTTTGGAAGGGAGCCGCTTTATCTGTGTGTTACTTACATCAGCTGGGGTTTGAACCTGTGTATGAGGGCACAGAGGGCCATGCCACTTCTCCAAGAAGATGTCAGGTCTGTGATGGTTACATTCCTGTAgccctctgtctgtttctggCACCAGGTGAGAAGCCTTGCTGGTCTGATCTCTGACTCTATGGAAGACACAAAAACTCTTGTTTAAAATAAGATAAGGGGGAATTTAAGTACCGGTagttaaacaaaacaaaaacaagacagcaCAATGTGCTACTGGAGTAGCATAAAAACCACCACAAACAAATAAGCTAGAGATTACATAGAAATTTAAAATACAGGGACAAAGGACCTCTGGTAGAGTTAGCTTTTGCACTGAGGGTGCAGCAATCTGCGGCTGAAGGAGCTACTCAAGGTTCTCCTTCATCTTGGTGGCACTGATGTGAAGGTAATTTAGTTCACACCAGTCAGCAAAGTCCTCTACCTTCCTATATTCCAGATCATTCCCTTCAGATACATGTCCAACAATGACTGTATCATACGAGAACCTTTGGATGTGGCATCTGTTTGAGTCGTAGTGGAAGTCCCTTGTGGAGCCCCTGTGCTGCAGACAACCTGATCAGACACACAGTCTTGGAGCCTCCCATAGTGTGGTGTGCTGGTGAGGTAGTATATGTCGTAGTATAGTCCATGCAGTCAGCTGGCTGTCAACTCCTGCTCTTCCAGTTTTTCCCTGAGCACTGATGGTTGGAGAAGTCAAAACCCATCACAGCCCTTCCTCAAGGTGCAGCAAGGATCTGTGCATTAAGTAGATGACAGCAGCATCCACTACGATGCCCAGCCAGTACACAAACTGCAGGGGTGGTTCAGAATCAGCCCCTCTATGGCCTTCATTAGGTGAGAAGTTACAGCCACATGTCTGAAGTGGTCGGGCTCCCTGACCTGTGCAGTCTTTGGAACTGGGACCACACAGGAAGTATTCCACAGAACAAGATCCTTCTCCAGGCAGAAGCTTAGGTTAAACATGTACAGTATGACTTGACAGAGCTGGTCTGCACAGACCCTGAGCAGTATGGAGCAGGTGCCGTCTGGACCTGTAGCTTTCCTTGTCTTAATCCTTCAGATCTCTCTTCTCACCTGATCCACTGTTATTTTACATTCCTTGGTTGTACTTGTTCCTTCCACCTTCCTCCTGTAGCCTTCTTCTTGTTCAGTAGGGCTTTGAGCTCAGGAGTCACCCGTGGTTTATTGTTAGAGACACACTGCACTGTCCTGGTGGGTACAGTGTTCTCtgcacaaacatttaaaaatattatgaTTCCTCAGATAATGTATGTATGATGTGTTGGAAAGTTACAAGATATGAGGTCAGAACTAACATGGGAGTGGGTGCTAAGGTATGTGTATGTCTCTGTTTAGACATGCTCATACTCGCTACCCTGGATGACATCATTTACT
This portion of the Parambassis ranga chromosome 3, fParRan2.1, whole genome shotgun sequence genome encodes:
- the mical2a gene encoding F-actin-monooxygenase MICAL2 isoform X1, with amino-acid sequence MGETEEEKDNVGKLFESFIQASTCKGTLQAFNVLCRCLDLDPADHSTFYSSLKAKVTSWKAKALWSKLDKRTTHKEYKKGQACMDTKCLIIGGGPCGLRTAIELALLGAKVVVIEKRDSFSRNNVLHLWPFTIHDLRGLGAKKFYGKFCAGAIDHISIQQLQLILLKVALIVAVEFHINVEFVNLLEPPEDQENEGLGWRAAIRPADHPVANFEFDVVVGADGRRNTLEGFKRKEFRGKLAIAITANFINRNTTAEAKVEEISGVAFIFNQKFFLDLKEETGVDLENIVYYRDNTHYFVMTAKKQSLLDKGVVINDYIDTQMLLSSENVNQEALLCYAREAADFGTNYQLPTLDFAMNHCGQPDVAMFDFTNMYASENAALVRERFGRQLLVALVGDSLLEPFWPMGTGCARGFLAAFDTAWMVKSWAQGRTVLEVLAERESIYRLLPQTTPENIGKNFEQYTIDPGTRYPNLNSSCVRPHQVRHLYISRELNSCSLERAATIRRPVNLSRRESEIRPARLLTWCQKQTEGYRNVTITDLTSSWRSGMALCALIHRFKPQLIDFDSLNEEDHAANLQLAFDISEQEFGIRPFTSAKELTAGEELDKTRMINYLSKFYELLRGTPLPASGSRGVDENNEDYPSKEVRSNNNVLNLALPRKRVPKDEKKSDGTDPIYKRRRKFCYLEEATNLSSNGSIAREGRDPKENKVRSISTQLLAKFQSTPSHTVRRTQLDFETSLLLHSCVLTESLPVNLGPPVPPKPPPATQFEVSLRKAAEQLVCPPPKTLPKPQLQPQSQHPFSVVKLRHVDQTHAETKAQPQPESTDPPGSPPSCRSAIHFMTRILHRLREVDEHVSERKAQTQQVREFHTKSIKEKGAHLSGLFSGDSSAEIKGGSVRRAFSQSGDKCHSCEKRVYMVERVCAEGLYFHRECFRCSTCGSALPQGAHAFHSEEGKLYCKLHFDQRNSGTNLRRNFSPRTNCYGVQNRAAEEENSQSSGTADLQSGPATGTFSSFIKKQLSWPLSVTRAVCNAPRYLSQHVRSAAQAFAGHLRDNAQDYTLLYELLSVSLPLLFVLQEVLLQMYSEAVPDGSGSLQPILLWLQEHVGHRLL